The window ggggtaagaggGCAGGCCTCTGCAGAGGGGAGCaagggggctggccccaggcctccgctCAGGGGGGAGTGctgggctggcttggggggcaggagtgaaccacccccagcactcaccagtggcatAGCTCGGTCTGGGTCGCTGCActcccactgctggtgagtgcatcTTCGGCCCTGCTGCAGAGTTCaggggagtaggggtggggctggggtggggaaggggtggggcggagcagggacaggaaccctggggaagagctggagcaggggctggagcagcacgcagatGCGCAGGGCATCAGCTGTggactttgcatatgggtaaggacagccctgaatacaagcctggagtggccactattaatttttagagtccttgcgggcctccaccttctgcactcggagtgccagagtgaggaatcagccttgacaacatGTAATGGATCCTAGTACAGTCTCCTAAGGAATACAGTGGAAATGTCATTGCTTGTGACAGTTAAAAGATTGGATAAAGATAGGAAATCTACTGTAGGAAAGCATCCTGTATAGGCAGGGGTATAGATTAAATGATGTAATAAGTCATTTCTGAACCTAATTTCTAggattctgtgattctgtaaggacttgtctacagggAAAGTTACTATGTGGCAAGTCAGGGTGTGACTCTACATTGCATGAGCTTGTCAACAGTGACATCCCATGTGGGCCCAGCTGCAGTGCACTGAGAGTCCCAAAGTGGAGCTTGACATACTAAGCTTTCAAGTCATAGTACAACAAGCTGCACTCTAGGACTTTCACAGCATTCTAGCAGTGACCATATGGAATGTTACTGCACAGCAAGATGGTGCGTGTTGATTCATACCCTGGCTTGCCACGCAGCAACTTGCCATGTAGAGAAGCCCTGAATGGCATTATTGGACAAATCCTGCTGAGTTACAGAAATATTCCCACTGAAACCAACTTGTATGAATAAGTAAACAGGATCTAGTCCAATATCTAGATTTGCTACACTCAGCAGATATGTCCTCACAGTAAACTTGTGAATAATAAAGGTCCCATCCTGCAATTACTGAGGTCAATTGatattttgctattgatttccaTAGCAGCAAGGAGAGGTCTTTAACAGTCATTTCAAAAAACAGTTACCGAATATTTGTATGGCAGCTTTTTAACAGGTGTCCGTACATTTTTTCAAAGATTTGTTGTGAATTCTAGCCAATAGCTAAACAAAAGTAGGGGCTAGTGTTATCTTTTTGACCTATTCAGAAGTAGAATTGAgttctgaaagaaaaaataaggcCTTTGAATCCAATCCCAATACACTATGCAAACGCCCACAGAGAGAGACTTTACAGAGAGCTCTAGCTCTCTAGTTATTGCTAGCAGCAATTATTAGCAGACCAGGCCTCTGATTTCTCAGACTGTCATGAGATTTAATTGAGATAAAATACCAGGGGCATGACTAGGAAACGAGACTTTGGGTATTTTTTCCAGCTTTGCGATAGCAGAGAAATGAAAGTGAAAATGTGAAACTATCTATGGAAATATTCTGAGCTCAGAACTGTCAGTTCATGTGTTGTTTCAAAGTTGCTTTTTGTTAAACTTAGAAGGATAGTGAAAACTAGACTTTCCGTGACCTGGCATCACCTGATGTGACCACAGACATGTGTGCTCCCAGGCTGCATCAGCACAGTATCAGCCGAGCAGTGACAACGTCACTCTGTAAATGTCAAGAGAGAGCGAAAATtaaaagtagagctggtcaggagtTTTTCAATGAACCACCTTTTCCCCTCAAAATGGGTTTGTCACAATAAAAACTGCTCGCAAAACAGGGCCAGTTTTGACTAATCTCCTGATTCGGAAAATGACTGGGGACAAATGTTTCAATAgtgtcccattttgacatttaccaaatgaaaagttttgggaGGTTTAAGTCTTAAAAACTGTTTCAAAATATTAGTGAAtttagaccaaaaaaaaaaaaaaaaaaaaaaaaaggattttgaaaAGGTCAGAATTGAAATTGACCGTGATTGAACTGAACcaaatttttttcagattttcagtttgtgaaaatatttgagattttGTCTTATTCCAACTCAGGATGGGAAAATGTATTGCTATCTGTAATTTTTGCAGGATGGAAAActcatttcctgcccagctctagttaTAAGGAAGAAGATAATTGAAAAGCTCCTATAAGCTTTATTGGTCAATGTATTCATTTCTGTTAAAGGGTCAAAGTACCACATCCAAAATCATTGACTTGAGTGGAGCTGCTCAGGTATAACTGAGAAAAGTATTGTTCCATTGTGTTCTGTTTTACATTCAGTAAGTTGGATTCTCCCATTTAAGTATTACTAGCTGATGACTTGTACAAATGTTGTTGATTTTGTTGTCATCTAACCTTCATGCCATTCCTCCTGATAAGACAGTTTGGTTTAGCTCTTCAGTGGGGcctgtgggagttaggcaccccaGTCTTATTGACTTCTAATGCAGTAACGCTCaattttttactggtgacctctttcacatatcaagcctctgagtgtgaccccccccccttataaattaaaaacatttttaaatatatttaacacaattatgaatgctggaggcaaagcggagtttggggTAAAGGTTGACagcatgtaataacctcacaaccccctaaggGGTctcgacccctagtttgagaccCCCTGTTCCAATAGCATTTGAGCACCAAACACCTTTAGGTATAATTGAAAATATCAGTCTTTATTAATAGGTTTATCAGTGAATCAGTTTATTAGGACGATTTCCACTAATAGAGTAGAATTCTTTTATTCTGTATGGTAGATAGCCATTTGCACCCATTAAGAGGATGCTGATGTAAGAGAAGACACAATTCTAAGAGTAATAATGCAGTCCATGAAATTACAGACTTCAGTTATTAGACAGACCAGTGTAATATAATGCCCCATGCTAGTAGCAAGGGCAGTTACAAGACATTTAACACTGGATCCAAGCATGGGTAATTGATGGCTAACGAACAGAGTCAGGCAGTAAGGTCACAGTGTGTACACTTTCCATGTGTATAACAGGTATACCAGAAAGCAAAACCTGATTTTAAAGAAGCAAACATTCTAAATCAACACAAGACTAAAACACACAAAGAAGCACCACTAGACCACTTGAAAGTGTCCCTGTTAAGCCGCAGCTATTGTTAGTAAGTATCATTGGACTGAAGGATAAAAACTGTTTCATTAAAAGGTAGCCAAAGGTGAGACTTTTCTTAATTCTCACTAGCAAGTCAGATAGTTTTGGAAGTTCCTTGATGTTAAAAATACGATTAATAATGGCTAATTATGTGTGTAATTAGTGGTGATAAATGACAAATATTGAGAAACAATTTACACAAATCATCAGTACAGCATAGTATGTGTGATTATGATCTTCCACTTGCCTGTAGTATAATAACTGACATGAATTCAGGCCAAAGTACAGTAATGTTTGTTTCCTTCAAACTTCCTCAAACACATTAGTAGAGAATCAGCACGTCCAATGATGCTGTTATAACTAGATTCTAATTATGTACTCAAAACTGATAATGTCTCAATACAAAGAAATCTGCTACAAGGAAGACATTCTTCTCTCTTTACTGTCATTTAATGGAATCTGTGTACAATGCATTATATCTTTTATAATTTTCTGTTAGCACTACACTTTTTAGATTTTGCCAGAAAAGGCCTTCAGCGTGTGGATTCTTAGGCCAGTCAAGAACAGAGCTCTTGCAGATCCTCCTTCTCAGCCTCAGGTACTGGGAATGCTGTAGCACCGGCTCCAGTAGAATAAACACAATTACATCTGTATTCTCCTCCATTAGTCTCTGCAGAGCGATATAAAAAGCAGTTTTAAAGTTCCCGTTTTTCACATATCTTTCAGTTAGAACAAATATCGTCTTTCTGCTGTGATGGATGCTCTGTGCAAGGTTGTCAATGACAGcctttcctggctcccagtccctttCCTCCAAACACAGCAGAATGTGTTTGTCTCCATTTTCCTCTAGACGAAATCGTAGCTCATTTATTACCCAGTCGGTTACTGTCATATCCTTAGTATCATAAGCTATGTAAGCATCATAGAGAGCTTTGGTCATGCCAAGAGATTTATATCCTTTTAGTTTTGCCGTACAAAAATAGTAAATATACCAGGCATcccaataaaataaatgttttgtgaTAGCTGTCATCATAATGGTCAAAATAATGAAGAATGATACAGAAAAGCATATTGCTGCAACATTATCCAAAGTACATGCATATATGTCTAAACTTATGATGCTCTTCCCTCTTTGATCTCCAGGTGTTGCACAAATGACATCTGTTGCCAGTCGTGGGATACTAACATTAACATAATGGTTTATCCAGTTTTTGAAATCAACAGTTGCACAGGTGCATTCGAAAGGGTTTCCTTTTAAGTCCAGAAGCTCTAAATAAATTAAGTTATCATACTGACGTATTGACTGGTTTATGGAACGCAGCTCATTGTAACTTAAATCAAGATGTAAGAGGCTGCGGGCGTTATTAAAAAATCCATCAGCAAGCTGAGAAATCTTGTTTTGTCGAAGCACTAGTCTCTGAAGGGAAGCTGTGCAGCTGGCAAGATTATCAATTACAAAAGACAGTTCGTTTGAGCTCAGATCCAATAATGTGAGGTTCTCAAATTGTTGCAGGGCTGTCCAATCAAAGTTCTTTAATTCATTGTTGGTTATGTGTAGCTCAATTAGACTTTGTGGCAGGCCATGAAATGCCTTGGTAGGAATTTCACTAAGTCTGTTGTGGGATATGTCCAGATGAGTCAGATTgcagaggtttttaaaaatatttatgtatCTGTTATCTCCTTTTTTCCATAAAATATCAAGGCGGTTTCCTTTGAACACTAATTCTTTCAGGGAGCTGCTAGTTAGTTTAGGCTCTGTGAGTGTAAAAATTGCATTGTAACTTAAGTTTAAAACTTTTAGATATGGAAGATTTTCAGTAAATCCCAATCTGTGTGTTATTCCTGACACAATAAAATAGTGTATGTTGTAGCTGAGGTCCAGTACCTCTAGCTTAGGCAGTTCATAAAATGCATAGTGATAAGCTAAATCGAGTTTATTAAAAGACAGATCTAAATATTTGAGATTAGGTAGAAAGATAAATTCAGAGCCATTCAAAGCTTGTCCAATGCCATTCGAAGACAAATTCAAACAGGCTATATCATGGAAACCTTTAAATTGCTGTTGGTCAATGAAGAAAATACTGTTTAAGCTTAGATCTAATGATTTACCATACATGCTGCATTGAGGTTTGATTAAAGGAAAACTAGGATTATACACACTGCTACTGGATTggccttctgctggtagcatacTATTTACTGATGGCTCAAGATCAGTATCTATTGAACGACTTCGAATTACATGATTTTGGACTGATTCTCTTCTAATAACACTGTTATTGCTGCCCTCTAATATGGGTGATATCCTGTTGTCAGACAAAGAAATTGTAGTCAGATTAGCAAAGAGCTGAAACACACTGAGATCAATTTGCTTGATAAAGTTGACTCCAAAATTGAGGGTGTATAGTTTAGTAAGATTCATGAGAGGCCGAAGGTGTTTGCTCTTAAGTTCCTTAAACACGTAACCTCTTAAGTGAAGTTGCTGGAGAGAGACCAGGTTGGAGAACTTATCTGAAATATTTATGTACCTCGGGTATGATTTTCTTGCATAGTTAAAAGATAAATCAAGCACCTCCAAATAAGGCAGCTGGAGTAAAAACTCTCCAGAGGCTATTTCCTTTATTAAGTAGTTAAATTCAAGATGCAGTACCTTTAACTGAGTTGTGTTATAAAACCAGCTGGCAGGTAAGCTAATGAGAGAGGTGCTGGAGAGAtttaaattctgcaaatttttcaGATGCTGGAAAGCAAGAGGATGTATTTGGATGGCAGAATCCCCACTGCAAGGTTCACATGGGTAGGGGGCATTGTAGCACCTTGGACAGTTTCCACTTAAGTCAAGGACTTCTACATTAGACAGTTCATTAAAATCATCCTGGTTGATGGTTTTGATCTTGTTGCTGTTGAGGTAAAGTTTCCTTAGAGACGAAGGCAGTTTGCTTGGAACTCGGGTCAGGTTGTTGAAGGCAAGTGACAGGACTGTCAAAATAGTGAGGTCTGAGAAAGCCCCATGGTCTGCGAGGAAAGGTTTTTCACAGGGATTGCCATAATAACAATTTCCATCCATATAGAGTTCTTTCAGTTGTGTGAGTTCTGAAAAATGTTGCCGACGGACAGAAAGCATGTTGTTATGTCTCAAACTCAGTGAGGTTAAGGACAATGGCATCCCAACTGGTATTTTACATAGGTGGTTTTCATCAGCTAATAGTGCTCTTAGCTTTGTTAAGTTAGCAAAAGTTCCATTTTCAATTACCATTCCTTTTTTACACAAATCATGAGCCTCTTCCTCTGCCTTAGAGTACTGATTCCTGTTTAGATCTATTTTCATAAGATTATTCAGGCCCTGAAAAGATTCTTTAAACACCTCATTTATAAGGTTGTCTGAGAGCTTTAATTCTGTTACATTACCATGCATTGCAGCAGGTACACTTCTCAGCTGGCGGGCACTGCAGTCAAGTATGACGGAGGAGTTATTCACGCTGACATCACATGGCAGGGTTCTAGGATACTTGGTCTCAGCAAGAATTTCTGAAGTACCATAAGCCAGAAGAAGTAGCCATATCAGATTTGAGATTGTGGGATTCATGTTTCCCTTAAAAAAGAGAGTGtgcttttaataataataaataggtgGCATTGGTATAGCAGTTTTGAAAATAGCATCATCAGTTCATCAATTCATGGACCAAGATTTGCAAAACTGTATGCCTGAATTTCTGGTGCTTAatgtaaaacaaatttaaaaggcctgatttttaagGGATGATGCTGAGCAGTTTCTGAAAAGCAGATCTTGTCAAGGTTATCTCAGCTTGTATACCCAAAAAcataggcacccaaaatcactagggtttttttgtacattgTAGCTATGGTTTTTAAGACATTTTAGTTCTTCTTCTTTATCCCTCCCATTacaagtgcaaccaaaaattttTTAGTTGCAAGGTTGATAGGAAATTATATATAGTATAGAAATCAATTATAATGGCATTTTAGCATCATCCAACCTGTGCACAGCATGAGGCAGGTGCCTTGTAGATAAAATAGCATGTGCTCATGTGATTAAAGATTgtttcataatgcatatgcacaagggaactcaattaaggttgcacaggcaaacttaattctgg of the Gopherus flavomarginatus isolate rGopFla2 chromosome 1, rGopFla2.mat.asm, whole genome shotgun sequence genome contains:
- the TLR8 gene encoding toll-like receptor 8, which produces MNPTISNLIWLLLLAYGTSEILAETKYPRTLPCDVSVNNSSVILDCSARQLRSVPAAMHGNVTELKLSDNLINEVFKESFQGLNNLMKIDLNRNQYSKAEEEAHDLCKKGMVIENGTFANLTKLRALLADENHLCKIPVGMPLSLTSLSLRHNNMLSVRRQHFSELTQLKELYMDGNCYYGNPCEKPFLADHGAFSDLTILTVLSLAFNNLTRVPSKLPSSLRKLYLNSNKIKTINQDDFNELSNVEVLDLSGNCPRCYNAPYPCEPCSGDSAIQIHPLAFQHLKNLQNLNLSSTSLISLPASWFYNTTQLKVLHLEFNYLIKEIASGEFLLQLPYLEVLDLSFNYARKSYPRYINISDKFSNLVSLQQLHLRGYVFKELKSKHLRPLMNLTKLYTLNFGVNFIKQIDLSVFQLFANLTTISLSDNRISPILEGSNNSVIRRESVQNHVIRSRSIDTDLEPSVNSMLPAEGQSSSSVYNPSFPLIKPQCSMYGKSLDLSLNSIFFIDQQQFKGFHDIACLNLSSNGIGQALNGSEFIFLPNLKYLDLSFNKLDLAYHYAFYELPKLEVLDLSYNIHYFIVSGITHRLGFTENLPYLKVLNLSYNAIFTLTEPKLTSSSLKELVFKGNRLDILWKKGDNRYINIFKNLCNLTHLDISHNRLSEIPTKAFHGLPQSLIELHITNNELKNFDWTALQQFENLTLLDLSSNELSFVIDNLASCTASLQRLVLRQNKISQLADGFFNNARSLLHLDLSYNELRSINQSIRQYDNLIYLELLDLKGNPFECTCATVDFKNWINHYVNVSIPRLATDVICATPGDQRGKSIISLDIYACTLDNVAAICFSVSFFIILTIMMTAITKHLFYWDAWYIYYFCTAKLKGYKSLGMTKALYDAYIAYDTKDMTVTDWVINELRFRLEENGDKHILLCLEERDWEPGKAVIDNLAQSIHHSRKTIFVLTERYVKNGNFKTAFYIALQRLMEENTDVIVFILLEPVLQHSQYLRLRRRICKSSVLDWPKNPHAEGLFWQNLKSVVLTENYKRYNALYTDSIK